A region from the Nematostella vectensis chromosome 13, jaNemVect1.1, whole genome shotgun sequence genome encodes:
- the LOC125556730 gene encoding probable serine/threonine-protein kinase roco6, translating into MPEERYAQKNKIGNLTSAFDSVKELTKVNFDNNIIEYVKPDIFPDSLRVIHLSNNRLSELTHGLIPSSVDSVYLDGNQIREIPAGILTWRLQLL; encoded by the exons atATGCACAGAAAAACAAGATCGGGAACTTGACTTCTGCTTTTGATTCTGTGAAAGAGCTTACGAAAGT GAACTTTGACAACAATATTATTGAGTATGTGAAACCGGACATTTTCCCGGACAGCCTTCGCGTTAT ACATCTATCGAATAATCGTCTTAGCGAGCTGACCCACGGACTGATACCAAGCTCTGTCGACAGTGT gTATCTTGACGGAAATCAAATACGAGAAATTCCAGCTGGAATATTGACGTGGCGGTTGCAATTACTGTAA